A single window of Sulfurovum riftiae DNA harbors:
- a CDS encoding thioredoxin domain-containing protein: protein MLTGLLFAEHNHTNALINEHSPYLQQHAHNPVDWYPWGEKAFEKAKKEHKFIFLSIGYSTCHWCHEMEKESFTDETVAKLLNDDFVSIKVDREEYPQLDKKYQQLYMVFYGERGGWPLSVFMTPEGKVFHLGTYIPKEEGYGSKGLLNMLPSFAALKENKAALKKLTVAYAQAEKKTGLKQALKKESVKNLLDKTVTEIGKEFDAQNGGFASRPKFPEASKIELLLTIYRLNGNKSAFYMAEATVKKMAQGGIYDQIDGGFFRYTTDTLWQSPHFEKMLYTNAELIPVYAEMFEETKDPLYKKVARETVNEMQTHFMQDWLYFSASDADSDGEEGGYYIYNYEEEKEALLKRGIQAETLEEALAYLGIEEDGNVDGELSHAHITGDKEPSGVLHVKRYLKELRQKRTFPFVDRKVITAWNAMMIKALFVASKIDPGYLEDAKKSVAKLWKLMRKDGELYHQTLFGKKPKQRALLEDHAFLCDALLEGYARTYDPEYLVKAAILGKEAIGKFYRKGRWYLSDDHIEALADFDDRYYTSALSVMLESLMKLAALKEDLYYLDIVKKTIDRQGAVLQEAPAKVPKLVHLYLRLKRGDVIIHAKKRLLQNAQKEIDSIRYPFVLSKSEQSDEYLACRINSCFAHDRNITVLIEKIEKAVK, encoded by the coding sequence ATGTTAACGGGACTGTTGTTTGCCGAACATAACCATACCAACGCACTCATCAATGAGCACTCTCCATATCTTCAGCAGCATGCACACAATCCTGTGGACTGGTACCCATGGGGAGAGAAAGCATTTGAAAAAGCGAAAAAAGAGCACAAGTTCATCTTCCTTTCCATCGGCTACAGTACCTGTCACTGGTGTCATGAGATGGAAAAGGAGAGTTTTACAGATGAGACCGTGGCCAAACTTCTGAATGATGATTTTGTCTCCATCAAAGTGGATAGGGAGGAGTATCCCCAGCTTGACAAGAAGTACCAGCAGCTTTACATGGTATTTTATGGTGAGCGAGGAGGTTGGCCCCTGAGTGTGTTCATGACCCCTGAAGGGAAAGTATTCCATCTGGGGACCTATATCCCCAAAGAGGAGGGGTATGGTTCCAAAGGGCTGCTCAATATGTTGCCTTCCTTTGCTGCGTTGAAAGAAAACAAAGCTGCATTGAAGAAGTTGACCGTTGCCTATGCGCAGGCAGAGAAGAAAACAGGTTTGAAACAAGCTTTGAAAAAAGAGAGTGTAAAAAATCTCTTAGATAAAACCGTAACAGAGATAGGAAAAGAGTTCGATGCACAAAACGGCGGGTTTGCTTCCCGACCGAAATTTCCGGAGGCTTCCAAGATCGAATTACTTTTGACGATCTATAGACTGAACGGAAATAAAAGTGCCTTTTATATGGCAGAGGCAACAGTCAAAAAGATGGCACAGGGCGGAATATACGATCAGATAGACGGTGGATTCTTCCGCTATACGACAGATACATTGTGGCAGAGCCCGCATTTTGAGAAGATGCTCTATACCAATGCTGAACTGATCCCGGTGTATGCGGAGATGTTCGAAGAGACGAAAGATCCTCTCTATAAGAAAGTTGCACGAGAAACGGTCAATGAGATGCAGACACACTTTATGCAAGATTGGCTCTACTTTTCTGCCAGTGATGCGGACAGTGATGGGGAAGAGGGAGGCTACTATATCTACAACTATGAGGAGGAGAAAGAAGCACTTTTGAAAAGAGGTATACAAGCCGAAACACTGGAAGAGGCACTTGCTTATCTGGGGATAGAAGAGGACGGTAATGTGGATGGAGAGCTTTCTCATGCACATATTACTGGAGATAAAGAGCCTTCCGGAGTACTGCACGTCAAAAGATACTTGAAAGAACTGAGGCAAAAACGCACATTTCCTTTCGTAGACAGAAAGGTCATCACTGCCTGGAATGCGATGATGATCAAAGCACTCTTTGTTGCTTCGAAGATCGATCCGGGCTATCTTGAAGATGCCAAAAAGAGTGTTGCGAAGCTGTGGAAATTGATGCGAAAGGATGGAGAGCTCTATCACCAGACACTTTTTGGCAAGAAGCCAAAGCAGAGAGCACTTCTGGAGGACCATGCTTTTTTGTGTGATGCCCTGTTGGAGGGATATGCACGAACGTATGATCCGGAGTATCTGGTTAAAGCGGCAATACTGGGGAAAGAGGCGATCGGGAAATTCTACAGGAAAGGGCGCTGGTACCTGAGTGATGACCACATAGAAGCTTTGGCTGATTTTGATGATCGGTACTATACCTCTGCATTGAGTGTGATGCTGGAATCACTGATGAAGCTGGCTGCTCTAAAGGAAGATCTCTACTACCTGGATATTGTGAAAAAGACCATTGACCGGCAGGGAGCTGTTTTACAGGAGGCACCTGCCAAGGTCCCCAAACTGGTACATCTCTATCTGCGCTTGAAAAGAGGAGATGTGATCATCCATGCAAAAAAGAGATTGTTACAGAATGCACAAAAAGAGATAGATAGTATACGATACCCTTTTGTTTTAAGCAAGTCTGAACAGAGCGATGAGTATCTTGCCTGCAGGATCAACAGCTGTTTTGCCCATGACAGGAACATTACAGTGCTGATAGAAAAAATAGAAAAGGCAGTGAAGTAA